The genomic interval AAGACTTCGACGAATTTCAAGAAAACAAACATTCTGGATATGGCAAGACAACAACTCGCCATTGCTGCGAAGTACTTGGATTTGGACGAGGGGCTTCACAAAATATTGGCTCATCCCAAACGCCAGTTAATCGTTTATTTCCCGGTCGTAATGGATAACGGTGCGGTAGAAGTTTTCGAAGGATATCGGGTTCAGCATAATATCAGCCGCGGTCCCACGAAGGGGGGGCTACGTTATCATCCCGATGTAGATTTAGACGAAACGACTGCGCTGGCGATGTGGATGACATGGAAATGCGCTGTTGTAGATATTCCTTATGGGGGGGCAAAGGGCGCGGTTCGAGTAGACACGAAAAGACTGAGCAAACGAGAATTAGAAAAACTCACGCGAAGGTACGTTTCCGAAATTAACATGATTATAGGACCGGATACGGACATTCCCGCCCCGGATATGGGAACGAATGCGCAGGTCATGGCATGGATTATGGATACCTACAGTATGCAAAAAGGCTCTATGGCGACAGGCGTGGTCACGGGAAAACCCGTTTTGTTGGGGGGGTCGCTCGGAAGGGTAGAAGCGACGGGGCGAGGAGTGGTTACGGTTGCACAAGAGGCTTGCAAGTTTTTGGGAATCAACTTTGCGAATTCCAGAGTCGTCGTACAGGGTTTTGGAAACGTCGGAAGTATTGCCGCAATGCTTTCCGAACGTGCGGGAGCGAAAGTGATCGGTGTTTCCGATGCATCGGGGGGGATATACAATCCCAATGGGCTTCCCATCGAGACGTTGATTAATCGCTATGCTCATCGTGAGGGAGGGATTAAAGAATTTCCCGATGCAGAAAGAATCACGAATGAAGAACTCCTGACTTTGGATTGTGACATCCTAA from Fimbriimonadales bacterium carries:
- a CDS encoding Glu/Leu/Phe/Val dehydrogenase; translation: MQTKTSTNFKKTNILDMARQQLAIAAKYLDLDEGLHKILAHPKRQLIVYFPVVMDNGAVEVFEGYRVQHNISRGPTKGGLRYHPDVDLDETTALAMWMTWKCAVVDIPYGGAKGAVRVDTKRLSKRELEKLTRRYVSEINMIIGPDTDIPAPDMGTNAQVMAWIMDTYSMQKGSMATGVVTGKPVLLGGSLGRVEATGRGVVTVAQEACKFLGINFANSRVVVQGFGNVGSIAAMLSERAGAKVIGVSDASGGIYNPNGLPIETLINRYAHREGGIKEFPDAERITNEELLTLDCDILIPAATAEQIHSRNANQIKAKLIVEGANGPTTPEADEILIDRGIFVVPDILANAGGVIVSYFEWVQDLQAFFWEESQVNEKLEKIMRNSFQNVLQTMKQHKTSMRLAAYIIGVKRVADATVTRGIYP